TTGACGTCAGCTCATGACCAATAGGAGAGAGGGACCGGACAGGAAGGCAGAGCGGGCGcttctggtcctccaaccaatcggagggaattaggggcggggccgagggcGTGAGTGAAGCATGCGCACTGCGGGTAATGGCGATGAAGAGCCGCTAATCTGGCGAGTGCACAAATGATGAGGTGAGATTGTCGGTGTGGAGGGTGCGATGGATCGGGCAGCTGGGCGGGAGTTTTCGTAAACATGTTGTGTAAACAGAAAGCCAAAACAGCGGACAAATCGGGTCCATTTACGACTAACGGGGCAGCAGCGCCTCATGTTCGGCCCCCGTTCACGGTCACCATTTTTATTGGGGGCAATGAGCAGCAAGGCGCATGCGCAATTGCTATCGTTGTTGGGGAAATGAATAGAAAcagacccttcgagcctgccccaccgtcccaggaatcattctggtaaacctaGATACCTACTTCATGGCCATTCcagctaatagtctgccttctcatttttgctatcaaagtggacaacctctcattcctccaaattatattgcatctcccattcatttgcccactctcaACTTGTTCAAATTATACTGAAGGaactctgcaccctcctcacagctcaccctcccatcaccCCTTCTCTCattagccatggatgcctcgttctCCCCCTTAGCATGATTCAGATGATGTAGCCCATCCCCCAGCTATTTACTGCTGATTTACCAGCTTTACCTTCCCATCATTAGGAATTGTTTTCGATATGCTGGAGTCTGTTTCTCTTCCTCTCCTGAGCTTATATTGACCATCACATTCTGCTCCATTTTTAGTCCCTGAGCATTCTGCACACCCTGAAACGTCAGCTCACTTCCTCTTTACAAaattactgcctgacctgctgagtatttccagcatttgctctttTTATTTCAGACGTTTCTCACAGAAGGAGAGATGGACCAATTGCAAGCTGCAGGGGTTGGATCACACCTCCTGTGGAGCTCATTTGTTATGATGTAATGGAATGATTCCCAAAGTAAAATACTGTTGCCGCAGTCCCAGAGGCTGCTTAccattttgagggggagagctgagtggtgctgatttaacctgaggatcagcacacctcaggcggggGGAAAGGTTAAGCAGgcggggccttcaggaataaccaCAGCCGGTGCAGGAATTGGACCCATCCTGTTTCCTGTTggactcactctgcatcacgaaccagctggccagccagctgagctaaaccggGGATGTTGCGGAGCTgaagatagaatccctacagtgcagaaggaggccaattggcccatcgtgtctgctccaatccagtccaccctatacctgtaatcctaaaacctaacctgcacatccctggacacgaagagccaattatcatggccaatccacctaacctgcacatctttggactgtgggaggaaaccagagcacccggaggaaaccccagcagacacagggagaaagtgcaaactccacacagatagtcgcccaaggctggaattgaacccgggtccctggcgctgtgatgcagcagtgcaaaccactgtgccgtgCCGcccatcttcccaatatttaattgaaggcAATTTCTACTCATCTAGTCCTAAATGGcagacaagtcaggatggtgtgtgagttggaggggaatttggtccTCCTCCATGTGGAAGTTTAGGGTTCAAACCTCTGGTCAAGTTGTAAATAATAAAATCTCTCTCCTTTGCCCCTGTCTCTTTCACCTCTCTCTTCATCCATAGCGGCCAAAGTCCATTGTAGATCCACACTGGGTGGCAGGTTCCATTCccataaggacattagtgaaccattggTTTTttgtgacaatccagcagtttgcaTGGTCACTTTTCcctagtgccggccccacaaatgaccagattcattcagctcaatttcacaaccagcTTTTGTGTTTTTGTGAGTTCTCGCTCattcccttttttctgttttaaatcagtttcacaggatgTTAGAAGGGGAGCATTTGCAGCCAATTAactgaaaccaaacatcacatctgtCGTCCATCGTAACCTGAATATCATTGAATTTTGAACATGGAGGGgaaaagcaccgttcacagtggagagaaactgtacacttgttctgtgtgtggacgagacttCAGCCAATCAACTGTCCCATCCAGACACAAGTACAGTCAGACtggggagaaactgtggaaatgtggggattgtgagggaggatttagtgacCTCTCTGAGCTGGAAATTCACCAACACAgtaacaccggggagaggccattcacctgctctgagtgtggaaagGCATTCacgcagtcatccaccctgctgacacaccttcgagttcacactggggagagaccgttcacctgctccaaatgtgggaagagattcactcagtcatccaacctgctgacacaccagcaggttcacactggacagaggcaattcacctgctcggagtgtgggatGAGGTTTACTCAGTCAttcaatctgctgagacaccagcgagttcacactggggcgaggcctttcacttgctccgagtgtgggaagggattcagtcagttgtctaccctgcagacacaccagcgagttcacactgatgagagaccttttaaatgtcaagtctgtgggaagtgctataaaagtttaaAGGAAGTGAtgttccatcaacgtgttcacagtgaggagagaccatttaaatgcccagactgtgggaagtgctataaaggcTCCAGGGAACTGATGTTTCATAAACGTGTTCACACCGacgagaaaccgttcaggtgcAGTCACTGTGCGACTGGGTTCAGATGGTCATCCCAACTCACTGAacaccagcgtattcacaccggggagaagccattcatctgctctgactgtgggaagggattcactcggtcatcccacctcatggcacatc
This portion of the Scyliorhinus torazame isolate Kashiwa2021f chromosome 5, sScyTor2.1, whole genome shotgun sequence genome encodes:
- the LOC140419505 gene encoding uncharacterized protein, which produces MEGKSTVHSGEKLYTCSVCGRDFSQSTVPSRHKYSQTGEKLWKCGDCEGGFSDLSELEIHQHSNTGERPFTCSECGKAFTQSSTLLTHLRVHTGERPFTCSKCGKRFTQSSNLLTHQQVHTGQRQFTCSECGMRFTQSFNLLRHQRVHTGARPFTCSECGKGFSQLSTLQTHQRVHTDERPFKCQVCGKCYKSLKEVMFHQRVHSEERPFKCPDCGKCYKGSRELMFHKRVHTDEKPFRCSHCATGFRWSSQLTEHQRIHTGEKPFICSDCGKGFTRSSHLMAHQQVHTVERPFKCPDCGKCCKSSSNLVSHQHVHNEQRPFQCPDCGKCYKSSSDLLSHQHVHTDERPFRCSHCATGFRRSSQLTVHQRIHTGEKPFTCSKCGKGFTQKSNLLSHQRVHT